A section of the Archocentrus centrarchus isolate MPI-CPG fArcCen1 chromosome 20, fArcCen1, whole genome shotgun sequence genome encodes:
- the anxa13 gene encoding annexin A13 codes for MGNCQPTIFPYEDFDVVADIKAIRKACKGFGTDEQAITDILANRSSAQRQEIKQAYFEKYDDELVDVLKSELSGNFENAILAMLDPPVIYAVKELRKAMKGPGTDEDVLVEILCTATNADIAMFKECYFQVHERDLEADIEGDTSGDVRNLLTALLEGNRDETYEVDEALAEQDAIALFEAGEGHFGTDESTFTHILATRNYLQLQVTFKIYEQLSGTEILDAIERETSGTLKKCYTALVRVAKNPQLYFARRLNKAMKGAGTDEDTLIRIIVCRAEYDLETIKDMYLEKYDVSLKDALKDECSGDFKRLLVAICH; via the exons cccACAATTTTTCCCTATGAGGATTTTGATGTCGTTGCTGACATCAAGGCCATCCGCAAAGCCTGCAAAGGGTTTG GAACTGACGAGCAGGCTATCACTGACATCTTGGCAAACCGCAGTTCAGCTCAGCGTCAGGAAATTAAACAggcttattttgaaaaatatgatGAC GAATTGGTGGATGTGTTGAAGAGTGAGCTGTCAGGAAACTTTGAGAATGCCATCCTCGCCATGCTGGACCCACCGGTCATCTACGCAGTGAAGGAGCTCAGGAAGGCCATGAAAGGTCCAGGCACTGATGAGGATGTCCTGGTGGAGATCCTCTGCACTGCTACCAACGCT GACATTGCCATGTTCAAGGAATGCTACTTTCAGG TGCACGAGCGTGATCTTGAAGCCGATATCGAGGGTGATACGAGCGGGGATGTTAGAAACCTTCTCACAGCTCTTTTGGAG gGCAACAGAGATGAGACTTACGAGGTGGATGAGGCTCTGGCTGAACAAGATGCTATTGCCCTGTTTGAG GCTGGTGAGGGTCATTTTGGGACAGATGAATCCACTTTCACCCATATCCTGGCCACCAGAAATTACCTGCAGCTCCAGGTCACCTTCAAGATATATGAGCAG CTCTCTGGAACTGAAATCCTAGACGCCATTGAGAGAGAGACTTCAGGGACACTGAAAAAATGCTACACTGCTCTCG tgaGAGTTGCTAAGAACCCGCAGCTCTACTTCGCCAGACGTCTGAACAAAGCAATGAAAGGAGCAGGCACTGATGAGGACACCCTGATTCGCATCATTGTGTGTCGTGCTGAG TATGATTTGGAGACCATCAAAGACATGTACCTGGAGAAGTACGATGTGTCCCTGAAGGACGCCCTGAAGGACGAGTGCAGCGGCGACTTTAAGCGTCTCCTTGTGGCCATCTGCCACTGA